From Sinorhizobium sp. RAC02, a single genomic window includes:
- a CDS encoding substrate-binding domain-containing protein, translating to MRTFLTTTAMAVLATTLFAGSAAAETENPFRCKPGEKYVMNVMVSGVEYWFPVYEMFKQAGQQLGCETEYTGTPEYDVNKQIATFDQALAQNPAGILVHPMNSDPFIEPINRAIDQGTAVVTFAADSPLSKRISFITSDNTREGTYAADAIAEKLGGKGEYAVLENPGQDNHDKRITAFVARMEEKWPDMKLVGRAASNQDPTKAYQGLSSLIQANPNLGAVFMPEANSAIGAAQANKEAGGKVLVMCADVNANILDMIKAGEVFGSINPNQGMQGYMGFMLLWLAKHPELIDPMNDAKRSGFNPMSIPFVDNGLSIVTAENADDFYWDKYLKRRGTKGIEE from the coding sequence TTGCGCACTTTTCTGACGACGACCGCGATGGCGGTCCTTGCAACAACGCTTTTTGCCGGTTCCGCCGCCGCCGAGACGGAAAACCCGTTCCGCTGCAAGCCGGGCGAAAAATACGTCATGAACGTCATGGTGTCGGGCGTCGAATACTGGTTCCCGGTCTATGAAATGTTCAAGCAGGCCGGCCAGCAGCTCGGCTGCGAGACGGAATATACCGGCACGCCGGAATATGACGTCAACAAGCAGATCGCCACCTTCGACCAGGCGCTCGCCCAGAACCCCGCCGGCATTCTCGTGCATCCGATGAACTCCGACCCGTTCATCGAGCCGATCAACCGCGCCATCGACCAGGGCACGGCGGTCGTGACCTTTGCGGCTGACTCTCCGCTCTCCAAGCGTATTTCCTTCATCACCTCGGACAACACCCGCGAAGGCACCTATGCCGCCGACGCGATCGCCGAGAAGCTGGGCGGTAAGGGCGAATATGCGGTTCTGGAAAATCCGGGCCAGGACAACCACGACAAGCGCATCACGGCCTTCGTCGCCCGCATGGAAGAGAAGTGGCCGGACATGAAGCTCGTCGGTCGCGCGGCATCCAACCAGGATCCGACCAAGGCCTATCAGGGCCTGTCGAGCCTCATCCAGGCCAATCCGAACCTCGGCGCGGTCTTCATGCCGGAAGCCAACTCCGCCATCGGCGCGGCACAGGCCAACAAGGAAGCGGGCGGCAAGGTCCTCGTCATGTGCGCGGACGTCAACGCCAACATCCTCGACATGATCAAGGCCGGCGAAGTGTTCGGCTCGATCAACCCGAACCAGGGCATGCAGGGTTACATGGGCTTCATGCTGCTGTGGCTCGCCAAGCATCCCGAGCTGATCGACCCGATGAACGACGCCAAGCGCTCCGGCTTCAACCCGATGAGCATCCCCTTCGTCGACAACGGTCTTTCCATCGTGACGGCCGAAAATGCCGACGACTTCTACTGGGACAAGTACCTGAAGCGTCGCGGCACCAAGGGCATCGAGGAGTAA
- a CDS encoding sugar ABC transporter ATP-binding protein, which translates to MAEPVLTIHGVTKHFGAVKALTDVDFTLERGEVHALCGENGAGKSTLMNIIAGVLQPTEGEIRVDGKAVRIASPAAAQALGIGLVHQEIALCPDATVAENMFMAATNRRRTPFMNYRALERDAQAVMNRLAAIDVRRKVADLPISSQQLVEIAKALTLDCRVLILDEPTAALTETEAQQLFSIIRDLKANGISIIYISHRMAEIFSLCDRVTVFRDGRYVCTDRIADVTPDDVVRRMVGREITQLYPNKLGADEMSGTTILEVDRIGDDVRFQDVSFKLRKGEILGIGGLIGSGRTEIAEGICGLRPHTSGTVRLHGDTQKIKSYSDAVKAGIVYLSEDRKGSGVFLELSIAQNISVLDLKALTNPAGLLKRRAETALAEDFAKRLGVRMSGVDAPVKSLSGGNQQKVAIAKQLAVKPKVILMDEPTRGIDVGAKTEIHRLLRDLARSGIGIVVISSEMPELLGLCDRVLVVREGRIAGELGANEMTEEAVIRLASGMGTVKAANHAA; encoded by the coding sequence ATGGCCGAGCCGGTGCTCACCATTCATGGCGTGACCAAGCATTTCGGGGCAGTGAAGGCGTTGACGGATGTCGACTTCACGCTCGAGCGCGGCGAGGTCCATGCGCTTTGCGGCGAAAACGGCGCCGGCAAGTCGACGCTGATGAACATCATCGCCGGCGTGCTGCAGCCGACCGAAGGCGAGATCCGCGTTGACGGCAAAGCCGTGCGCATCGCGTCGCCCGCTGCCGCCCAGGCGCTCGGCATCGGCCTGGTACACCAGGAAATCGCGCTCTGCCCGGATGCGACGGTCGCCGAAAACATGTTCATGGCAGCGACCAACCGCCGCCGGACACCCTTCATGAATTACCGCGCGCTGGAACGCGACGCGCAGGCCGTGATGAATCGGCTTGCCGCCATCGACGTCCGCCGCAAGGTCGCAGACCTGCCGATTTCCAGCCAGCAGCTCGTCGAGATCGCCAAGGCACTGACGCTCGACTGCCGCGTGCTCATTCTGGACGAGCCGACCGCAGCGCTCACCGAAACCGAGGCGCAGCAGCTGTTCTCGATCATCCGTGACCTCAAGGCGAACGGCATATCGATCATCTATATCAGCCATCGCATGGCCGAGATTTTCAGCCTGTGTGACCGGGTCACCGTGTTCCGCGACGGCCGCTATGTCTGCACCGACCGCATCGCCGATGTGACGCCGGACGACGTGGTGCGCCGCATGGTCGGGCGCGAGATCACGCAGCTCTATCCGAACAAGCTGGGCGCGGACGAGATGTCCGGCACCACGATCCTTGAGGTAGACCGCATTGGTGACGATGTGCGCTTCCAGGATGTCAGCTTCAAGCTGCGCAAGGGCGAAATCCTCGGCATCGGTGGCCTCATCGGCTCCGGCCGCACGGAAATCGCCGAGGGCATCTGCGGGCTGCGGCCGCACACCTCAGGCACGGTGCGCCTGCATGGCGATACGCAGAAGATCAAATCCTATTCGGATGCCGTGAAGGCGGGCATCGTCTACCTGTCCGAGGACCGCAAGGGCTCCGGCGTCTTTCTCGAACTGTCCATCGCGCAGAACATCTCCGTGCTGGACCTGAAGGCGCTGACCAATCCAGCCGGCCTGCTGAAACGCCGGGCGGAGACCGCGCTGGCGGAGGATTTTGCGAAACGGCTCGGGGTACGCATGAGCGGCGTCGATGCGCCGGTCAAATCGCTTTCCGGAGGCAACCAGCAGAAAGTGGCGATCGCCAAGCAGCTGGCGGTCAAGCCGAAGGTCATCCTGATGGATGAACCGACGCGCGGCATCGATGTCGGCGCGAAGACAGAAATTCACCGCCTGCTGCGTGATCTTGCACGCTCGGGCATCGGTATTGTCGTCATCTCCTCGGAAATGCCGGAGCTGCTCGGGCTCTGCGACCGCGTGCTTGTGGTGCGTGAAGGACGCATCGCGGGCGAACTCGGGGCGAACGAGATGACGGAAGAAGCCGTGATCCGCCTTGCATCGGGCATGGGTACGGTAAAGGCGGCAAACCATGCCGCGTGA
- a CDS encoding ABC transporter permease, which translates to MAIDTMTAGAPKTSSFKRLGTMREAGLIAIILALCVIMSFASPHFLTLGNFRAMLMSFSVEGIVVVGMTILLIVGGIDLAVGSVVCFAMVLSGSLFLAGLDPWTASLIGILASSAIGGAMGFFVTVVGLNHFITSLAAMVIVRGLCLIITKGTPLSLFTLPAGFKAVGQGTFYGVPYVILIFVAVVVLFDFLLRRATAFRKVFYTGSNEKAALYSGIKTNQVKFWVTVLCSTLAGVAGVIYMSRFGAATPTFGAGMELNIIAAAVIGGASLNGGSGTILGAILGIALLSVVTSSLILLNVSVYWQDMIKGCILLAAVSIDHFMHKRKAA; encoded by the coding sequence ATGGCAATCGACACGATGACGGCCGGCGCGCCGAAGACATCGTCTTTCAAACGCCTCGGCACGATGCGCGAGGCCGGGCTGATCGCGATCATCCTCGCACTCTGCGTGATCATGAGCTTCGCCTCGCCGCACTTCCTGACGCTCGGCAATTTCCGCGCCATGCTGATGAGTTTCTCCGTCGAAGGCATCGTCGTCGTCGGCATGACGATCCTGTTGATCGTCGGTGGCATCGACCTTGCGGTCGGCTCCGTCGTCTGCTTTGCAATGGTGCTCTCAGGCTCGCTGTTCCTCGCAGGCCTCGACCCATGGACGGCCTCGCTGATCGGCATCCTGGCCAGCAGCGCGATCGGCGGCGCCATGGGCTTCTTCGTGACGGTCGTCGGCCTCAACCACTTCATCACGTCTCTGGCAGCCATGGTGATCGTGCGCGGTCTCTGCCTCATCATCACCAAGGGCACGCCGCTCTCGCTCTTCACGCTGCCGGCTGGGTTCAAGGCTGTCGGGCAGGGCACGTTCTACGGTGTGCCCTATGTCATCCTGATCTTCGTCGCCGTCGTCGTGCTGTTCGATTTCCTGCTGCGCCGGGCGACCGCCTTCCGCAAGGTCTTCTACACGGGCAGCAACGAGAAGGCCGCGCTCTATTCCGGCATCAAGACCAACCAGGTGAAGTTCTGGGTGACGGTGTTATGCTCGACGCTTGCCGGTGTCGCAGGGGTCATCTACATGTCCCGCTTCGGGGCGGCGACCCCCACCTTCGGCGCCGGCATGGAGCTGAACATCATCGCTGCGGCCGTTATCGGCGGAGCCTCGCTCAACGGTGGCTCGGGCACCATTCTCGGCGCCATCCTCGGCATCGCGCTGCTCTCGGTCGTCACCTCGTCGCTGATCCTGCTCAATGTCTCCGTCTACTGGCAGGACATGATCAAGGGCTGCATCCTGCTCGCCGCCGTCTCCATCGACCATTTCATGCACAAGCGGAAGGCCGCCTAA
- a CDS encoding sugar-binding transcriptional regulator, which yields MPIAKLKPKTTAPREEIVIARQMHQALVLHFLEGLTQAQIADQLGLSHATVNRLIKRGRQLGLVEIKIKSPVEPLVDMEERLLALGGISRAVVVPTVSDNPQTALQAVGEAAARLLLEEIADGDTICITGGKGVSAVVAGLQAARRFDVEVIPATGCVQGKHYTDVNHVSTLMADRLGGRSYQIHAPLFADDAAQRAMLMNMRSVADVFQRGREAKVAVVGIGSILSTDSTYYDLHPSSSEDRSAIEHSGASAELLAHLLDGEGRVCDYSLNRSLVSLTLEEFASIPTKIGVASGLNKAGSILSVLRGNHLDTLVTDEATGARILDIASQEGFSA from the coding sequence ATGCCGATCGCCAAGCTGAAACCCAAGACGACCGCGCCGCGCGAAGAGATCGTGATCGCCCGCCAGATGCACCAGGCGCTCGTGCTGCACTTCCTCGAAGGCCTGACGCAGGCGCAGATCGCCGACCAGCTCGGCCTCTCGCACGCCACCGTCAACCGCCTCATCAAGCGCGGCCGCCAGCTCGGCCTCGTCGAGATCAAGATCAAGTCGCCGGTCGAGCCGTTGGTCGACATGGAAGAGCGGCTTCTGGCGCTCGGCGGTATCAGCCGCGCCGTCGTAGTGCCGACGGTCTCCGACAATCCGCAGACGGCGCTTCAGGCGGTCGGCGAAGCGGCAGCCCGGCTGCTGCTCGAAGAGATTGCCGATGGCGACACGATCTGCATCACCGGCGGCAAGGGCGTCAGCGCCGTCGTGGCCGGCCTGCAGGCAGCACGCCGCTTCGATGTCGAGGTCATCCCGGCAACGGGCTGCGTGCAGGGCAAACACTATACCGACGTCAACCACGTTTCGACGCTGATGGCCGACCGGCTCGGCGGGCGCTCCTACCAGATCCACGCGCCGCTCTTTGCCGACGATGCCGCGCAACGCGCGATGTTGATGAACATGCGCTCCGTCGCCGACGTATTCCAACGCGGGCGGGAGGCGAAGGTGGCGGTGGTCGGCATCGGCTCGATCCTGAGCACGGACTCGACCTATTACGACCTCCACCCCTCCTCAAGCGAAGACCGCAGCGCGATCGAGCATTCCGGCGCCAGCGCCGAACTCCTCGCCCACCTGCTCGATGGCGAGGGCCGGGTTTGCGACTACAGCCTCAATCGCTCGCTGGTCTCGCTGACGCTCGAGGAGTTTGCCTCGATCCCGACGAAGATTGGCGTCGCGAGCGGCCTCAACAAGGCGGGCTCCATTCTCAGCGTGCTGCGCGGCAACCATCTCGATACGCTCGTCACCGACGAGGCGACGGGCGCTCGCATCCTCGACATTGCATCCCAGGAAGGATTTTCCGCATGA
- a CDS encoding aldo/keto reductase, which translates to MSGEQLTRDIGRSGVKASAVGLGTWAIGGWMWGGTDEAESIAAIQASLDAGVTLIDTAPAYGLGRSEEIVGKALVGRRDKAVIATKCGLVWHTQKGNHFFDQDGKPVHRYLGRDSIIHEVEESLRRLGTDYIDLYITHWQDPTTPIEETVATLEELKKAGKIRAIGASNVNRSELEQYIATGSLDAIQERFSIIDREIEADLLPLTLANGVSTLSYSSLALGLLSGTIGPDRVFAGDDQRKDNPRFSVANRQKAKDFSEAIRPVAEGHGASIAQVVIAWTLAQPGVTFGLCGARNPAQALDNARAGTLSLSTDDLAAINAAISAQLVTMDG; encoded by the coding sequence ATGAGCGGCGAACAATTGACCCGTGACATCGGACGCTCCGGCGTCAAGGCCTCCGCCGTCGGCCTCGGCACCTGGGCGATCGGCGGCTGGATGTGGGGCGGCACGGACGAGGCGGAATCGATTGCCGCCATCCAGGCCTCGCTCGATGCCGGCGTGACGCTCATCGACACGGCGCCGGCCTATGGCCTCGGCCGGTCGGAAGAAATCGTCGGCAAGGCGCTTGTCGGCCGCCGCGACAAGGCGGTGATCGCAACGAAATGCGGGCTCGTCTGGCATACGCAGAAGGGCAACCACTTCTTCGATCAGGACGGCAAGCCGGTCCACCGTTATCTGGGCCGCGACTCGATCATCCATGAAGTCGAGGAAAGCCTGCGCCGGCTCGGCACGGACTATATCGACCTCTACATCACGCACTGGCAGGACCCGACGACACCCATCGAGGAGACGGTCGCGACGCTCGAAGAGCTGAAAAAGGCCGGCAAGATCCGCGCGATCGGCGCGAGCAACGTCAACCGCTCGGAACTCGAACAGTATATTGCTACCGGGTCGCTCGATGCGATCCAGGAGCGGTTCAGCATCATCGATCGCGAGATCGAGGCGGACCTGCTGCCGCTCACTCTTGCCAACGGCGTTTCGACGCTGAGTTACTCCTCGCTGGCACTCGGCCTGCTCTCCGGCACGATCGGGCCGGACCGGGTCTTCGCCGGTGACGACCAGCGCAAGGACAACCCGCGCTTCTCGGTCGCCAACCGGCAGAAGGCGAAGGATTTTTCCGAGGCGATCCGGCCTGTCGCGGAAGGCCACGGCGCCAGCATCGCACAGGTGGTGATCGCTTGGACGCTGGCGCAGCCGGGCGTGACCTTCGGGCTTTGCGGCGCGCGCAACCCGGCGCAGGCGCTCGACAATGCGCGGGCGGGCACGCTCAGTCTTTCGACAGACGATCTTGCGGCGATCAATGCCGCCATATCGGCGCAACTCGTCACCATGGACGGATAA
- a CDS encoding glycerol-3-phosphate dehydrogenase/oxidase: MNRAETMDGLRRSPKVDVCVLGGGINGLSVFRELALQGVNVLLVEKDDYCSGASAALSRMVHGGLRYLENGEFSLVQESLVERDRLLRNAPHYVAPLPTTVPIFDIFSGLANGIVRFLGLTRRPSRRGAIAIKTGLGIYDFLTRKRALMPKHQFRGRKATLEKWPALNPAIRNSATYYDAWVSHPERIGIELLRDGLSAGSYAKALNYATVEQRGAGEFLLCDGVSGETLSIQPRLVINATGGWIDIANGALFPEDARPAPLMGGTKGSHLIIDNAALRDMLDGHMIYYENEDGRICILFPYLGKVLVGSTDIRVDDPGTVRCEADERDYILQSLAFVLPGVKIRPEEIVFQFAGVRPLPASKDSFTGRIPRDHFCTVLEGQNGGPPVLCMIGGKWTTFRSFGEMAADMALERLGLSRRVDTAERTIGGGRAFPKDRSGWTRDLAASTGVSAERAASLFERYGTDADDVARFIAAAPDHPLPHEGYSARELIHLIRSEAVEHLDDLLTRRTTLAIAGELSLAMVDAALGVLAAEKGWPAPRKIEERTRFLTLMRERHGVAEETLSARNEQRSELCETTARSG; encoded by the coding sequence ATGAACCGTGCAGAGACAATGGACGGGCTTCGCCGGAGCCCGAAGGTGGACGTGTGCGTCCTCGGCGGCGGCATCAACGGGCTCAGCGTCTTTCGCGAGTTGGCGTTGCAAGGCGTCAACGTGCTCCTCGTCGAGAAGGACGACTATTGCTCCGGCGCCAGTGCCGCTCTCTCGCGAATGGTTCACGGTGGTCTGCGCTATCTGGAGAATGGCGAATTCAGCCTGGTGCAGGAATCGCTCGTCGAGCGCGACCGGTTGCTCCGCAACGCCCCCCACTATGTCGCGCCGCTGCCGACGACGGTGCCGATCTTCGATATCTTCTCCGGCCTCGCCAACGGTATCGTGCGCTTCCTCGGCCTCACCCGCCGCCCCAGCCGCCGCGGCGCCATCGCCATCAAGACGGGTCTCGGCATCTACGATTTCCTGACGCGCAAACGCGCCCTGATGCCAAAACACCAGTTCCGCGGCCGCAAGGCGACGCTGGAAAAATGGCCGGCGCTCAATCCGGCGATCCGCAACTCTGCGACCTACTACGATGCCTGGGTGAGCCACCCGGAGCGCATCGGCATCGAGCTTCTGCGCGATGGCCTGTCCGCCGGTTCGTATGCCAAGGCCTTGAACTATGCGACGGTCGAGCAGAGGGGTGCGGGAGAGTTTTTGCTGTGCGACGGCGTGTCCGGCGAGACGTTGTCTATCCAGCCAAGGTTGGTCATCAACGCGACGGGCGGCTGGATCGATATCGCGAATGGCGCGCTGTTCCCCGAGGACGCAAGGCCCGCACCGCTGATGGGGGGCACCAAGGGGTCACACCTCATCATCGACAACGCCGCGCTGCGCGACATGCTTGACGGGCACATGATCTATTACGAGAACGAGGACGGACGCATCTGCATCCTGTTCCCCTATCTCGGTAAGGTGCTGGTCGGCTCGACGGATATCCGCGTCGACGATCCCGGTACCGTGCGTTGCGAGGCGGACGAGCGCGACTATATTCTGCAATCACTCGCCTTCGTGCTGCCGGGCGTCAAGATCCGGCCGGAGGAAATCGTTTTCCAGTTCGCCGGCGTGCGCCCACTGCCGGCCAGCAAGGACAGTTTTACCGGCCGCATCCCGCGCGATCATTTCTGTACAGTGCTCGAGGGCCAGAATGGCGGTCCACCCGTGCTTTGCATGATCGGCGGCAAGTGGACGACCTTCCGCTCCTTCGGCGAGATGGCAGCCGATATGGCACTCGAACGGCTCGGTCTGTCGCGTCGCGTCGATACGGCAGAACGCACCATCGGCGGCGGCCGGGCGTTTCCCAAAGATCGCAGCGGCTGGACTCGCGACCTCGCGGCCTCGACAGGAGTTTCTGCGGAGCGCGCGGCATCGCTGTTCGAGCGCTACGGCACGGATGCCGACGATGTCGCGCGCTTCATCGCCGCTGCACCGGATCATCCGCTGCCGCATGAAGGCTACAGCGCCCGGGAGCTTATCCATCTCATCCGCTCGGAAGCGGTCGAACATCTGGACGACCTGCTCACGCGCCGCACGACGCTTGCCATCGCCGGTGAACTCTCGCTCGCCATGGTTGACGCCGCTCTCGGCGTGCTGGCCGCCGAAAAAGGCTGGCCGGCACCGCGCAAAATCGAAGAGCGCACCCGTTTTCTAACCCTCATGCGCGAGCGCCACGGCGTCGCCGAGGAAACCCTTTCCGCTAGGAATGAACAAAGGAGTGAACTATGCGAGACTACCGCAAGGTCCGGATGA
- a CDS encoding class I fructose-bisphosphate aldolase — protein MRDYRKVRMNRLFGNGRCLDVAIDHGVCNEPSFLDGLENVPAVVKALVDARPDAIQMNYGQADLLQDIPGKDKPALVMRIDMGNPYNRIRHRDMWAVLQNEAEPLIGALQMDAACVVVNLFMLPDEPDLFRQCVQNISRVRADCEKYGMPLMIEPLVMQPVTERGGYMVDGDAEKIVTLTRLAREMGADIVKADPTTNAEDFHRVVEAARCPVLVRGGGKEDLGAVFAKSAALMRQGAMGMVYGRNIYQHANPNAVVRGLMAIIHDDASGEEAFAQYQQG, from the coding sequence ATGCGAGACTACCGCAAGGTCCGGATGAACCGGCTGTTCGGCAACGGCCGTTGCCTGGACGTGGCGATCGATCACGGCGTGTGCAACGAGCCGTCCTTCCTCGACGGACTGGAAAACGTTCCCGCCGTCGTGAAGGCGCTGGTCGATGCTAGGCCCGATGCGATCCAGATGAACTACGGCCAGGCCGACCTGTTGCAGGACATTCCCGGCAAGGACAAGCCGGCGCTGGTCATGCGCATCGACATGGGCAACCCCTACAACCGCATCCGCCATCGCGACATGTGGGCCGTGCTGCAGAACGAGGCGGAGCCGCTGATCGGCGCGTTGCAGATGGATGCCGCCTGCGTGGTGGTCAACCTCTTCATGCTGCCGGATGAGCCGGACCTCTTCCGCCAATGCGTGCAGAACATTTCCCGCGTGCGCGCCGATTGCGAAAAATACGGCATGCCGCTGATGATCGAGCCGCTCGTCATGCAGCCCGTCACGGAGCGCGGCGGCTATATGGTCGATGGCGACGCGGAAAAGATCGTCACCCTGACGCGCCTTGCGCGCGAGATGGGCGCCGATATCGTCAAGGCCGACCCGACGACCAATGCGGAGGATTTCCACCGCGTGGTCGAGGCGGCGCGCTGCCCGGTTCTGGTGCGCGGCGGCGGCAAGGAGGATCTCGGTGCCGTATTCGCCAAATCTGCCGCCTTGATGCGGCAGGGCGCAATGGGCATGGTCTATGGGCGCAACATCTACCAGCATGCCAACCCGAATGCCGTGGTGCGCGGACTGATGGCGATTATCCATGACGATGCGAGCGGCGAGGAAGCCTTCGCGCAGTATCAGCAGGG